The stretch of DNA GTAATTCGAGTTTCAAGTTCAAaacgagttgaattttacaattcgaataacagattggtgtaacTACCCTTTTAGTCCCTTCCaagtttgaaaataaacaaattggcctctctctcaacaaaaattacaaaaaaaattcaaaataaaaatatttataaaaattccaaaatttttattttttaaaaaattataaaaattttaaaaaaaatctaaaaaaatgtatatagaaagtttaaaaaagtaaaaaatttctaaaataataattttgaggacctatgtaagttaattaatgattcaagtttatcatactaaagaattttttgattattttgctttgaaaatattttcaaaaatatgtgCTAtgacatggaattagttatattgtaacaagattttaatttgacttgtttaattttttttaatttaactagaacaatttcactcaatttgattcgaaaaaatttcaaatcgagttagggtGACAAAATAGGACTCGTCAACTCAATTAATTCGAAATTTTTTCACTTGACTCAATCGAACACTCACCCTTAAATTCTTATGTGGGAAAGTACTTCAACAATATCAATGATGAGTTAATTGAATAGTTGATGGtgtgataaatatatatatatatatagatttcatATCGCCCCTATTAAATAGTTATATATATGCAACACagtatttcaatatttaattagCAAAATTAGTAGAAAAAGATGATTTACATTAAGAGGAATTCAATCTAGAATATAAAGCTACCCAAATCAACCGTTATTTTGAGGTAATATTTACACACACtaaagggactaaaataaaaatgatcttattttaataaaaagaaaaattgtctATAGTCTAATAGTTGTCCTATACTTAGCTaaacaaaattcaattcaatttaaaaagATGAGAAAACATGTTTTTTTAGCAAATATACtacagaaataattaaaatatgaaaagaataaaagaaattataaatataaaacatcTCAAACATAACTATAAATAAGGTAACAAAGTGTGACACAATCCCATCCTCACAACTGGCTCAAGAACATGAAGTTCCTTCAATTTTCTGTGCTTCCATTTCTTATTGTGATATTGTCAGTGAGTGGGGCAAATTTAGCTCGTCATCCTCATCGGGATTTCCTTCGTTGCCTTTCTCTTCGTATAGCAAACTCTTCTACCATTACTTACACCCAAAATAATCCCTCCTATTCATCGGTTTTGAATGCTTCTATTCATAATACTAGGTTCTCTACACCAACCACCCCTAAACCCTATGCCATTATTACACCACGCAAAACATCCCATGTCCAATCAACAATTTATTGTTCCAAAAACCATGGCTTCCAACTTAGGATTCGAAGTGGTGGTCATGATGATGAGGGTGTTTCTTATGTTTCTCAAGTTCCATTTGTCATCCTTGATTTGGTCAACTTTCGAGATGTTAAAGTTGACACCAAAAATGAAGTTGCCTGGGTTCAATCTGGTGCAACTACAGGTGAATTATATTACGGGATTGCTTCAAAGACACAAACTCTCGGCTTTCCTGCTGGTATTTGCCACACTATAGGCATTGGTGGGCATTTAAGTGGGGGTGGATTTGGCATATTGGGCCGCAAATATGGTCTTGCTGCTGATCATATAATTGATGCTAAATTGGTTGATGCTAATGGAAGGGTTCTTCGTCGAAAATCCATGGGTGAAGATTTGTTTTGGGCTATCCGAGGAGGTGGAGGAAATACCTTTGGAGTTGTTCTTGCTTGGAAAATAAAGTTAGTCCCTGTTCCACCTGTTGTAACTGTGTTTACAGTTAACAAGAACTTGGAACAAAATGCAACCAAAACCTTCCATCGATGGCAATACATTGCTCACAAGTTACCCAGGGATTTATTTACGACTGTTTGGGTAATGAAAGTGAATTCCAGTCAAGTAGGGAGGAAAACAGTTCAAGCTTCTTTTAAAGGCATGTTTCTTGGTAGGATTGATGTGTTGATTCCATTGATCCAATACGCGTTTCCAGAGCTAGGACTCGCCAGAGAGAATTGTACCGAAATGAGTTGGGTTCAATCTGTTCTTTACTTTGGAGCACTTCCAATTGAACCTGTGGAGATTTTGCTTAATAGAAGTGCTCTGCCAAGATTAAGTCTCAAAGCCAAAACGGACTACATC from Gossypium hirsutum isolate 1008001.06 chromosome D04, Gossypium_hirsutum_v2.1, whole genome shotgun sequence encodes:
- the LOC107898691 gene encoding berberine bridge enzyme-like 18, which gives rise to MKFLQFSVLPFLIVILSVSGANLARHPHRDFLRCLSLRIANSSTITYTQNNPSYSSVLNASIHNTRFSTPTTPKPYAIITPRKTSHVQSTIYCSKNHGFQLRIRSGGHDDEGVSYVSQVPFVILDLVNFRDVKVDTKNEVAWVQSGATTGELYYGIASKTQTLGFPAGICHTIGIGGHLSGGGFGILGRKYGLAADHIIDAKLVDANGRVLRRKSMGEDLFWAIRGGGGNTFGVVLAWKIKLVPVPPVVTVFTVNKNLEQNATKTFHRWQYIAHKLPRDLFTTVWVMKVNSSQVGRKTVQASFKGMFLGRIDVLIPLIQYAFPELGLARENCTEMSWVQSVLYFGALPIEPVEILLNRSALPRLSLKAKTDYIRQPMSETGIEGFMNMFLEEGTDFAITMIEAFGGKMDEIRENELPFPHRSGILFESVYIVQWTNEEDAGLCINWMRRLYSYMSSYASKSLRGAYYNYKDLDLGTNNINGYTSYEQASVWGLKYFRNNFKRLVRIKTMIDPMNFFSNEQSIPPLLSP